Sequence from the Deltaproteobacteria bacterium genome:
CCCGCAGCTGCTCGCCGAATGGTTTGATCCTACCGCTCACGAATTCGCCCGCTTACCAGAGCAGCACCTCGCGCTCGATCTCCCGCATCACGTTACCGATGTCATCGCGAGAATCGACCGTGTCAGCACCGCCGATGCGGCGACTCTGACCGGTGTCCCGTCCGGCCTCACCGATCTCGATCGACTCCTCGGCGGCTTTCAACGCGAAGACCTGATCGTCATCGCCGGCCGGCCGAGCATGGGCAAGACCGCCTTCGCGTTAACGGGGGCGCTCCATGCGCTCCAGCGCGGATTCGGAGTGGGCTTCGTCTCTTGCGAGATGTCGGCCCAAAGTCTCCTGCAGCGATGGCTTGCGCAACTCGTCGGCGTGGATCTCGCTCGTGTTGTTCGCGGTCCGTTGACCGCCACCGAAGTGCGAGACTTGCGGGCGGCCGCGGCGCGAATCGCGCGTCTGCCGGCGCAAATCGTTGACGACCGGCGCGACTGGCCGAGTGTGGCCGACGCGTGCGGTCGCATGATCCGGAAGGGCGCCGATCTCCTCATCGTCGACTACCTTGGCCTGATGAGCCTCCCCGGGCACCGCGAGGCACGTCACCTCGAGATCGGCACCATCACGCGCGAGGCGAAGGCCTTGGCGAAGCGCTACAAAGTTCCGCTGTTGCTCGCGTCCCAGATCAACCGCGAGATCAAAGACCAACACGACAAGCGCCCGCAGCTTTGGCACCTTCGCGACTCGGGTTCGATCGAGCAGGACTCCGACGTCGTGATCATGCTGCACCGCGAGGCCGCGTACGACAATGCGGCGCCGGTGAACGAAGCCGAGCTGCTCGTGCGCAAGTTCCGCAACGGCCCGACCGGCCTGATCAAGGTGCGATGGTTTCCAGAGACGGCCCGGTTTGCCAACGCCGCTTCGCCAGCGTGGGAGCGTGAGCGCGATGACTGGCGAGAGTGACCCGTATGCGCTGTACGCCGATGCCGTCGCGCGAATCGCGACGCGCTACGAAGAACACGGCTTCTGCCCGTGGATCTTCGACGACCCGCGTTGGCTCGCTGCGGAAGCGGCGGCCGAGCAAGCCTTCGGCACGCGCAAGCTGGGCAACGTTCGTGAAGCCGTCGCGGTCTTCGAGGCGACCGCGATGCAGGTCCTTGGTGAGAGCTGCGCAATCGTGAGCGTCGGAGGCGCTGATACCCCATGACAGTTGCTCGAAAGCGGATACCCCATGACAGTTGCAAGGCGAGGACTCGCGGCGGGCGACCATGTGGCCGCCCGGCCGGCTGGGGAACGGACCACGTTGGGACCGGCAGGTGCAAACTGCACGGCGGCGCTAGCCGGATCAAACACGGCCGGTTCTCGACGATCCAACGGCAGCGCATTCGCGACCTGTACGCGCAGCACAAGAACGACCCCGATCCCCTGAACCTGTTGGACGAGCTGGCGATGGCACGCGCCATCTTGCACGACTTCCTCGAGCGCTACGACGAATGGCGCGACGCCTTCCTCGCGTGGCATGCGAGCTGGACCACGGATGAAGAGGGACACCCGGCCTCGCCCAAGCCGCGGCAGGTGCTGGACATCTCGGATGCGCGCAACACGCTCTTGGCGATCGCGCGGATCGTCGAGACGATCGAGCGCATCCGGGGCAACGTGAGCCGGACCGACCTGCTACGGATCATGACCGAGATGGGCCGCGTGTTGGAGCGGCACGTGCACGACGAGGCGGTGCGCGCACGGGTTGCGGATGAATGGCTCTCGATACCCTTGGCGTGAGTGGCCGGCACGATGAACGCCAAGCGTAAGGGCACGCGCAACGAGCATCGCTCGAAAGCGATCTTCGAAGCCGCCGGCTACGCCGTCTGTCGCGCGGCCGCGAGCCTCGGCGCCTGGGATTTGAGCGGCTGCCGGACGTGAAGGAGTTGTGAAGTGGGCCGGATCCGCACGCACGATGCAGCACCAAGTCTCGGCGTCGACGATCGCGCGCGCGACGTGAAGCCCGCGCCGGCTGTCTGCGTGCGCAGCGGCAGCCCGCTCGGTGATGACAGGCGGCCTCGTCCGGAGCTGCGGCCGTTCGTTGAAGCCATGGCCGAATGGATTGCGACGCGCGTGATCGAGGACCCCGTCGTGCAACGCCTGTTGGTTAGAAAAGCCGGCGACGGCGAGGTATGGGGCGGGCTGAATGATTAGAGCAGCCCTCTACGCTAGGAAGTCCACGGAGGATCCGCAAGCCGACTCGGTGCTGCGCCAGGTGGCACATGGCCGCGAAGCCGCGGCCCGCCTTCAGGCTGTGGTGGTTGAAGAGTTCGTATGTGTTGACGACGGGGTTTCGGGTGCGGAATTTACGAACCGCCCGGGGCTGCTCCGCCTTCTCGCCGGTGCACGCCGGCGGGCATTCGATCTGGTGGTCGTCTCCGAGCCGTCACGTCTCGGGCGAGATCGGCTGCGCACTGAACTTGTGATGCAGGACCTCCGGGAGGCCGGCGTTGGGATCTTCGCTTATCTGTCGAACGAAGAGGTTCGCCTCGACACACCGGAGCATCGCTTTGCCCTTGCCGCACGGGCATTCTCGGACGAACTCGAACGCGAGAAGGCAAGGCAAAGGACGCGCGATGCACTGCTCGCGAAAGCACGCCGCGGCTTCGTCACCGGCGGCGTGGTCTTCGGGTACCGGAATGTCCCGGTGTTTTCGGGCGTCGACTCGTCTGGAAATCCGATCCGCTCTCATGTCTCGTTGGAGATCGACCCTGAGCAGGCCGAAGTCGTCCGAGCCATCTTCCG
This genomic interval carries:
- a CDS encoding AAA family ATPase, whose protein sequence is MAQPQVADLSARRRERQRGLPVGLPQSLDSERLLICAVIEADGRREGGEASVPDVIAEIDGAPLTAAFSGTQHRQMWEMLIDRHRHGLSNNLVAVAEAARERYGKGSGAPGAADLTTWLDWFQQLQDAAPAAPWMVKHHAARLRDTALRREKIREASELLHRLATDPQLLAEWFDPTAHEFARLPEQHLALDLPHHVTDVIARIDRVSTADAATLTGVPSGLTDLDRLLGGFQREDLIVIAGRPSMGKTAFALTGALHALQRGFGVGFVSCEMSAQSLLQRWLAQLVGVDLARVVRGPLTATEVRDLRAAAARIARLPAQIVDDRRDWPSVADACGRMIRKGADLLIVDYLGLMSLPGHREARHLEIGTITREAKALAKRYKVPLLLASQINREIKDQHDKRPQLWHLRDSGSIEQDSDVVIMLHREAAYDNAAPVNEAELLVRKFRNGPTGLIKVRWFPETARFANAASPAWERERDDWRE